The bacterium genome segment GGTAAGACAGGCGTTTTAATGTGCGGTATATATTTGATGAAGATTATGATGAAGTTGCCGAGCCAGATGGCAATGAGGTGATACTGGTTCGTAATGACAGCTTTGGGAATGACGTAAGCTCCAAAAAGCATTAGAGCTATGATTACTGACCATAGATTTATTTTTATGAAAGGCATAGTCAGAAGTACGGACAAACCGAAGGATGTCGGTCCTTCCCACAGCGTAAGCCCTGTCCACACGCCGAAGGTCGTTGCTGCAGCTTTACCGCCCGTGAAACGGAGAAAGATAGAAAAAGCGTGGCCTAAAACAGGCGCAAGGGTGACAGGAACCAGCCACCAGCCGGAGACACCGAATAGCCAGTAGGCGAGCCCAACCGGCACTGCGCCCTTGATAAAGTCGAGAAACATCGCAGGTATGCCAATCCATGCACCGCCTGCCCTGAAGGCATTGGAGGCGCCCGGGTTGCCGTCGTCAACTTGAGAGATATTCTTACTCTTGAAAAGTTTTACCAGCCATGCTGAAAACATGAGTGAGCCGGAAAGATAGCCAATCACGGTCCACAGGATAGAATTACATATTAAGGGCATTTGCTTCTCCAAAACAGATGTTGACGTAGGTGTCTACGTCGAACTTGCGTTTGCATCCTTCATAGCTCAGGTACCTTATCTTGCCGGATACCGGCCTCTCTCCCCATGCCCTGTCATGCAGTCCCCCTATCGACCAGGCTATGCCGGCGTAACCTGAGGGGTCTCTGCCGTCGAGTTCGTACTTGTCATTAAGGTAGACGGCAGTCCTTAAGGCCTCCTGCGCCGACTCCGACCACTCGAGGATCTTCTTGGCCCAGTACATGCGCATGTAGCCGTGCATCTTCCCTTTCGCAGCCATCTGAATCTGCGCCGCGTTCCACAGTTCGTCATGCGTTCTTGCCTGCTCGAACTCCTCAATGGAATAAAGATAGGGTCTTGGGTCCATCCGGTGATCGTTGAGAGTCTTCCTTGCCCATTCGGGGAAACCCTCTACTGAATCGTAGCGGGGTTCGTAAAAACAAAGATTGTCCGCCAGCTCCCTTCGAATAATGAGTTCCTCAAGAAAGGCGTCTTTTGCCGCTCGAGGAGCCGAAGATTTCATAATCTCCAGCGCCACCCTCTGAGCTGACAGCTGTCCGAAATGCAAATAGGGGGAGAGGTTCGATTGGGCTTTGCTGGTCGGATCGTTCCTCGCTTCCTTATATACGGCAAGGCGGTTTTCGATGAAATCCCTTAGCATCCCTGACCCTGCACTCGCTCCGGGCTTAAGCCAAGAGACCTTACCGACCGAAGAATCGGCCTTCAAACTTCGTCTTACATCCTGCCAGTTTATTTCGGGGGCTTCGTGCGGCCAGGGGATGGGGTGCCCTCCTAATTCAGGGAACTCCTCCATGAACTCGGGCAGGAGCCTGTTAATCTTAGGCCTTATCGTATAGGCCCCGTACTCCTTCTTGTCCGACGCTTGCCAGCATGCAACGATGTTGTGCGCGTCGACCTCGAAAAAAGGAATCCGGATTCTTTGGGCGACCTTTTCTTTCCACTCACGCTTGATTCTCAACGGGTCAAAATCGGTAACAAGAACCCCGACATTTTGTTTCTCAACGAATCGGGGGATCTCCTCCTCCGCCTTGCCTCGAAGAAGGAAGAAGGGGATACCCTTTCTTTCCAGCGTGCCTGACGTCTCCTCCAGACCGCGAAGCATGAAAGTGTATTGTCTCATCGCGGCGCCCAGGAACTCATCTCTGAGACTGAAAATGACGCAGAGAGGCTGGCCGCGCTCAATTGCGGTCTCTTGTGCATATAGCAGCGCCCAGTTATCCTCAGACCTCTGGTCGCGGGACATCCAGTAGGCAACAGGTCCGTTACTTGCCGGAAAATCCTTAAGAATCCTTATCCTTGATTGTAGAATCACGGAGGAAATTCCTTCTTTAAAGCCCGATTCACACCTTAATATAGCATTTCCCACTCGTGTGTCAACTATCCCTGATTCGTTTCGTGTCTTGCCGTTCTTCTCATAACTGTCAAAAATGAAGCGAAAACTGCCGCAAGCAACTGCAGGAAGGGTGAGATAATGATCATTAGCGCCAGCCATGAGACGAAGCTGGGCAAAGGCTCATAAAGGATCATGGGAATTCCGAAATTTCGAATATTGGCCCCGGGATGAAAGAACTCAGCGGCAGCAGGCAGCCAGAGGCCGGTCATGCCTACGAAAGTGATCCCTGATGCTATGAGCGAATCCCTCAGCGTCTTCTTAAGGACCTGCCCAATCTCGTTGCTTGATAAAAGATGCCTTCTTGCCAGGAACCAGCCGACCGGGAATCCTAAAAGAATGCAAAAGAACGGCACACCCATACCTGCACCTGTCGCCAATACATCGACTAAAACATAAATCGGAAGAATGATCCACCAGCGAAGCGTAGAGAATTTCTTCATGGTTTATTAAATCTGAATCACTTCTTCTGTCAACCTCAAACGATCAGAGACCCAACTGTATGGCGACTCCTGAGAGAAGAATAATGAATCCGCCAAGCGCGTGAACGTAGCGTTCAAGCTTTCCTAACTTGGCAAACTTAAGTCCGAAAGTCGAAAGGAGGACGATTGTCGTCATGGTAGCAATCGTTACAATGCCGAACACCAATGAAACGAGTATCACACCCAGTGTGCTTCCCTTTGCTGCAGGAAACATGAGAAGCGGAATCAGCGGTTCGCAAGGCCCCAGAACGAAGACGATGAAGAGTACCCATGGTGTAAGTTTCTTCTTGTCGTCCTTTGTATGTCCGATGTGCTTGTGCGGCTTGTTCCTGATTGCCTTGTACAAGCCCCAAGCCAGATATCCCGCTCCGAAAGCGATGAAAGCCCAGCCTGCGATTGAGCCTCTGATAGATTCGAACATCTCGAGTTTTGCAATG includes the following:
- a CDS encoding deoxyribodipyrimidine photo-lyase; this translates as MAGANDHYLTLPAVACGSFRFIFDSYEKNGKTRNESGIVDTRVGNAILRCESGFKEGISSVILQSRIRILKDFPASNGPVAYWMSRDQRSEDNWALLYAQETAIERGQPLCVIFSLRDEFLGAAMRQYTFMLRGLEETSGTLERKGIPFFLLRGKAEEEIPRFVEKQNVGVLVTDFDPLRIKREWKEKVAQRIRIPFFEVDAHNIVACWQASDKKEYGAYTIRPKINRLLPEFMEEFPELGGHPIPWPHEAPEINWQDVRRSLKADSSVGKVSWLKPGASAGSGMLRDFIENRLAVYKEARNDPTSKAQSNLSPYLHFGQLSAQRVALEIMKSSAPRAAKDAFLEELIIRRELADNLCFYEPRYDSVEGFPEWARKTLNDHRMDPRPYLYSIEEFEQARTHDELWNAAQIQMAAKGKMHGYMRMYWAKKILEWSESAQEALRTAVYLNDKYELDGRDPSGYAGIAWSIGGLHDRAWGERPVSGKIRYLSYEGCKRKFDVDTYVNICFGEANALNM